The Rothia sp. SD9660Na DNA segment GTCAACGTTGGTAACTGCCTGACGCTTGGCGACGTCGCCAACCAGAACTTCGCCGTCCTTTGAGAAAGCTACGACGGAGGGGGTGGTGCGGGCGCCTTCTGCGTTGGCGATAACGGTGGGCTCGCCACCTTCGAGAACTGATACAACTGAGTTGGTAGTACCGAGGTCAATACCTACTGCACGTGACATGTTTACTCCTTATGGTTTGGTTATCTGTACATCTTTCAAACAAGTTGAGTCTTGAAGGCTCAATTCGTTTGTCTTGGTATCTAGTTTGCCATGTTTTGAGCAGAAGTCAACAGAGTTGAGCCAAAAAGACTCAACTTTTTTGCGCAAGCAGAGTTTAGGCTTGTGGGGAGCGGACGGACGCCCGCCCCGCCTTTACAGGGCAAGGCGGGCAGCGGCGTCCGCACCTTTTAAAAGCCTGAAAGTGAACATAAAAAGTCGGCACCCCGCAACAAGGAGGTGCCAACTCGGCAAGGTGGTGTTGAGCCCCGGTGCAGCCAAGGGGCAACGCACTACGTTCTAGAACCTACAGAAGGTGCTCTCTAGCCGCCGAAGATCAAAAGCCCCGACAAGATAGCTATGGCAATACCGATAGCCAGCATTCCCCCAACAATCAGACCCATATTTTTCTTTTTAGGGTCAGCGGGCGGCTGAGACATAGGGAATCACATCCTTCGCACATATAGTGTGTGCTAGATAACTTTACCGGTGATAATGGTCAGCTTGGTTATATTTCGTGCGGTGTTTACGTTTTACGTTTTCCCTGTGCTATCTCTGGGCTTCTTTGCTGTTAGTTTCGAGCTCGGCCCTCCTACGCTTAGATTTTTTCCCATTTCGTACAGCCAGAATTGCAGCAACTATTCCGATAACGAGAGGGACCCAGGCTTTGGAGTATTCCATGAGAAAAATAAGCCAGTCCGGTGGAGTAATAGTAGGCCAGGGGACGCGCCAGGAAGGAACGGGCAGACTTATCTGGGGTGGGGCGGGGAGGGAAAGAGTAAATTCTGGAACAGGCAGGGCTACCTGGGGCGCATTTATATCGGGAAGACGTTCGACTAGCCACTGCACTACCCTACCCAGCGCAGGCATAAGCACCAGCATGGCGAGAAACCAGGCGGAACGGCCCAAACCGAACAGCAAGGGCAACACAAACCGTCGAGAAGGACTTCTTTCAAGCGTCTCGCGGTAGGCTTCTGACCGGCTACCAGCTGGCACGTCAAGCTCAACATATTCCTTATCTGTCCCATGTTTGTAGGCCACGACCAGCAGCTCATCCAGAAAGTTTGTGGTGAGTTTAAGCTGGGGGTCTGTGGGAACAGCGGTCTTAGCCCGGGAGAACTTTCCGTTTAGAAGGTTCTTCTTGAGCGCAATGCTGGTAGGAGTATGGTCGTACCGGCCTACTACTTCACCGTCTACGAGCACCCGTACCCGTTGCTTAGGCCGGTCGATGCGTTCGGCGATACGTTCACGGATCTTTGCCCCTACCGGAGACTCGTTAAAGGCGTGGAGTGACTTCTCGTCTGGTTTTTTGATAGGCCAGTCCGGGTCAATCTCGATGAACTCGGCATCAGATCCGCGCTCCAGAAGCAGGTGCCCTGCCACAGGGTGGTGCAGTTCCCAGCGGAGCATTAGCCCTCTCCCCCGGCATCTTCTTCGCCCTCGGAACTTGTGCCCCACTCGTCCGCAAATTTTTTGTGCCAGGGGCTGACTGACACGATATAGATGATCATTACCGCCCAAACATACCAGCCTGCTCCGTCCGGATAAAAAAGCCTAGATGCCAGCCACATACAAGCTGCGGCCAACAGGCCGAAAGTGAGATTAGGTCGGTAGGTTGCCGCATCGTAGGCAGCAAGAATTGCAAGAACGAGTGGGGTGCCAACCAGAATCGAAGTAATCACCACTTGCTCAGGCGCAGTCAACGCTAGAATCCAAGGTGCAAGAATGAAAATGAGCGGCAGAGTGGCAAGAGCTAGACGGTTACCTCTGCTGCGGCGAGGTTTAGAAGTCTGTTCCTCATGGCAGTCGTTGTTGACCGTTGTGCTGATACTCATGTCACCCATTATAGGCAGTACGCAAAAGCCCCGCAGGTGTGTGGCCTGCGGGGCTTTTGTCATCTCGAAAGAACTCAAGAAACTGAGTGTCTGGTGCAACTCTTTACAGTTCACTGCTGTATGAACCAGGTAAGCCTTTTTACCTCAGAGTCACCATCAAGTGTGTGTACCTGTAAGACTATACACAGGTTGCCCTTATTTTTCCGCCTCAGAGCGAACTTTTTATACTTTTTATTCAGATTCAGTTTATTCAGATTCAGTGCATGCCCGCCCAGCTTTTGCCGAGTTCTCCGTGGGAACATGGTGAGCATGTATCGAATTATGACTGTATGCACCGGAAACATCTGCCGCTCCCCCATGGGCGAGTACCTGATCAAGCAGGCTGCCGCCCAGGCAAGGATCACCGTAGAGGTCGCTTCCAGCGGCATTTCCAACGAAGAGGAGGGCAACCCCATCGACCGCCGGGCCAAGAAAGTGCTCGATGAGCTCAATATCAATACCGGCTCCCACCGGGCCCAGCAGTTCACCCGCACCGATTTTGGCCGCTACGACCTACTCTTGGCCATGGACACCAACCACTACCGGGCCCTCAAGCGTATGGCCCCTAACGACGAGGCGGCAGCCAAGGTTCGGCTCATGCGCGAGTTCGACCCGGCGGTCGCAGACCAGCCCCTGGACCAGCTGGGCATCTACGACCCCTGGTACGGCGATATGAGCGACTTCTACGAGACTTTCCAGATGATTCGGGACGCTGTGCCCGGAGTCATCGAGCATATCGAGGTCCGCGGGAACGCGTAACGGACCAAGGCGCGCAGGGTTCGCAGCGAAGCTGCTGGCTCGGGGCTGGCGTGAATTGTCTTGTGAGCGCTAGCGAACCAGACAAGAGGGTCGGCAGCGAGCGCGAACCCTGTGCGCTTTTCATCCTATCCCCTAATCCTCAGCCGTCCCCTCACTGTCGGCTACAGGCGCGGCGGCGTCCTTGCTGGCTGAAAGGCGGGCGTATTCGTCAAAGAGCTGGGATTTGATGCCCAGTAGCTCAATCATGCGTTCATCGACGGTGTTGGCGCCGAGCAGGCGGTAAACGTCGACGGTGTGGGTTTGGCCCATGGGTGGGCGCGGGCGATGGCCTGGGCTTCGATGGTGGGTTTGAACTGGGGTTCGGTGAGGATGACGGCGTCGGCGCGCCAGGTGGCGTCAGCGTAGAGGCGAGCTCCGTCGTAGGTGGTAATCAGCAGGCCGCCGTCGGCTTTCCATGCGGCGAGGGCAGCGTCGCGGGCGTCCCCGTGGGCCAGGTGGGTGGGAATTGCGGTGAATTTTTCGGTTTCGCGTTGCCAGTTGATGACGAGGGAGGCCGGGCAGACCGGTGAGGTTGAGGGGGTATGTGTGGATGCGCTCGAAGAT contains these protein-coding regions:
- a CDS encoding low molecular weight protein-tyrosine-phosphatase gives rise to the protein MTVCTGNICRSPMGEYLIKQAAAQARITVEVASSGISNEEEGNPIDRRAKKVLDELNINTGSHRAQQFTRTDFGRYDLLLAMDTNHYRALKRMAPNDEAAAKVRLMREFDPAVADQPLDQLGIYDPWYGDMSDFYETFQMIRDAVPGVIEHIEVRGNA